The stretch of DNA TAAGCTGAAGTCTTGAAAGAATTTGTTTAGCATTAAAGTACATCCAAAAGTAGATCAAAGCACACATTGTCTTTTGATAATTAAAAGAAATAAGAATTTATATATGCTTGCTGATTAAGAGAAAGGAACGGCACAGGACCGGTTGCAAGCTCAGAGTGTTTTTACCTGCTCAGTGTAATACTAACAGTTATTACTAAAGAGATTGAACAATTAGCCTGCCATGAGATTACTTTCAGGCCTGTAATACAGTGAAATTTAAAATACAAAGcaaataaaagtagaaaatgttggaagcagGTCATTCAGCATCTTTGCTTGTGTTTTATGCTTGTTGAAGTCGAAGTTATTTTAGTGAACAGGTGATATTCTCAACTCCTACTCCCACCACTGCCTTGTCAGTCAGCAGCTCGACCTGACCTTAAGCATCATTAGATGTGGTAGATTGATATTTTGATATTGATCTAACATTTGGTGACTAGGTGAACCCTATGATTACAGTAGTAGCTTCTACCTTCATTTCATCTCTTCCGATGAGCTTGGGCATAACTGGGAGCTTATTTGAGACTAGCCAAGCTTCATGTCCTTTAAGAGTCATTGTGACCTCCGACCTCAGACCCTTCCTGgggactgtactcctttccataggtgttgcctggcctgctgagttcctccagcattttgtgtctgttgctcagacCTCAGTTCATCAGTTTTAATCGCATTCCTTTCATTAAAATTATAGAAAAGTTTCCATTGTACTCTACATTCATTGATAATATTATATTTATAGTGGTTTTCATATTCATTTGGCCTGGGTATTTTGGCACTGGACAAAAGTGGAATGCATTCATTTACTTGATGTGTTATCCTAACCACTAGTGACGAATACTTCTTGTTACTCCTAGATAATAAGTATTCGTAATGTTTAATTTTGAATTGTATATTAATAATCTTTACTTGCAATGTTTTTACACCAGGCTCTTATCAAAATAAAGGTTCCAACCCACTCACGTGGCACGACCATCTGGGCAATGCCTTTACCCGGGGTGTCCTATATAAAGACAGAGGTCTCATCGTCAATGAAACTGGATTTTTCTTCATATATTCTAAGATCTATTTCCGAGCATTTAAATGTGAACTAAACAAGAACTTAGAGCACATCATGTTCAAACGAACAGATCGCTATCACAAAGACTTGATTCTCatggaaacaaagaaaacaagctATTGTTCATCAAATGACAAAGACTGGGCCACAAGTAGTTACCAAGGAGGAATAGCATACCTTTCCAAAGGAGAGTCACTTTATGTTAATGTGTCATATCCCAAGTTAGTTGATACTGATGAGTCTAAAACTTTCTTTGGATTATATAAGCTTTAACACACATTTGCTCATTTATATAATGTTATTTAAACAGAAATTCAAAGAATGTATTCCACTCACACCAGCATTTAAGATTTCTACCCTTTGATTGATTCTTTCTGTTTCCAAACAGTTAAGGATTTGGGAAAACAATCAATTTTGTTTTAACTGAGGCTGATCTACTCCACGGGATGGAGGAGTGGATAAGGACAAAAAGGAGGACAGAGCCATTTCTGTGACCATGATTCAATTATTCAGTTGATCTTTTAACTATTAATTTGTCAACAGTAACAAGAAGATTATTATACTCAAAAATTGTTGTTGTGAAATTAAAATATCAAGGTTGAATATTGTTCAACTTCAAAAGAATTTATACAAGCAAAACACAGATATAGGCAATTCAGAAAAGTTCTTGGTCTTTCATTTGACCTTCAGACTCTGTTGAACTGAGAGCAACCTATTGCATTTTAGTGATTACAACACCATTTCAGAAATCTAGTTAAATTTGATATGTGTGCAATGGATTTGGTTGTGAATGCATTGTAAAATATTCATTTTGAAGACGGAGAAGCTTCCCTGAGAAACATACTGTTATGTGTGCATTATATGCAGTCTCATTGAATTGCTCATTTGAGATCTTCTATTCTGGACAAAGGTATCTGTCAGAGCATATCAATGTCCTGGTGGACACCATCTTTGATTTTACGTCACTTTGAAACACAGCACATTTTGATTTTATTGGTAACCATTTTTATGATGAAAAAATTTGTGCAATACTAACTTACCTAATTTCAATGGTAATGTGTAGATcttatatttttaattttatatatgACATAATTTATAAATAAATATCAGTTTTAGAAAAAATTGTCAATGAATTGTGTTAGGGATTTTATTGGAAGGCTTTGACATTTTTCTCTTAATAAGGATATACTCCTGGAAGTTCTACCCAAAAAGTGTTAATCATTAACTGCAATTTCAGCGGCAGTGGTCAGCCTATTTAGAGTTTGTTATATTTACAAACAACCAAGGGAACAAGAATGGGCCACTTGGCCTtcaagtgtgctctgccattcaaagtCATAAGTGGTCTCATTGTAACTTCAGTTCCACATTCCTTTCTGTCACTATTAACCCTATCAAGAATGAGCCCCTGCAATAATCAAGACTCTGTTGCAATGCTTTTTAAGCTAGAGTGATTCACAACCATTCAAAAGAGGGAAAATTGTCTCCTCTCGTTCTGAACTCGTAAACAGGGACCCACAGTTGAAGATTCCCATGGGAGAATGAACTCCTCATCTGGTCTGTGAAGACCTCATAGGTTCAAGTCCTTTCCCTTTCCTCTGAGTTTCAGAAGACAAAAGCCACAACAGAGACCAATAAACCTTTTGTTAATTCCTTTCAATGCAATTACACCTGTTAGGAGGCGAAGTTCGGGGGTTTGTATTGGTAATGCTGGCACATGATGAACTTGGAGGGAAGGGTGGCAGTTTCAGAGTTAAGGGACTGGGGCAGATGACAGTGGGAATGAAGATAGCATGGGAATTGAGAGAGTTGGCAGAAGGGGTGGATGATGGTAGTTTACTTATGCGAGTCCTAATACCTGAAAGGCTAGGGGTTCTGGGAATGCTCATTGTTGGTTACTGTGTATGGGGATTGAATAGTGCAGTGTGGGAGAGCAGGTCAAGCCTCATATTTACATTGCATCCTAGTCAACAGGTCACCCACAGTACCATACAGAGTAATGAGCTGGACTACTGTACCCAGAGCTCTGAACAAAAGCTAAAACGACAAACTTCTGACTCAGAGAGTTACTGTTTTAGCTAATGTGGTTTTAAAACTGACTTATATTGATGTTGATCTTAAAATTAAACACAGTCTATCATGCACTGCTCCCCCTTTACTACAGGAGGAAGGCCTTATTTTGCTAAGTACCTCTCCAGCCACGATGGTATATTTCATGGCCTAATTTCCTATCCCACGCTCCACTTTGTCTTTACAGCAGCCAATCAGCAATCATTTTGCAGTCAACCAGTCAGAGGCTGCTCTGTCACCAAGTGACCTTTACATGGACCTGGAGCAGCAGACAGATCTAGTGTAAAAGAAACTATACTCAAAAGTGTTAAGCAGACAATTGCTATTTCCTTTCATTATGCATATTGCAGAACAAAAATAATTTAATCCAGAATGCTCAGAATTTCGGTGGTGCCGGACAGGCAGATTTTTCAGACCATTGG from Hemitrygon akajei chromosome 12, sHemAka1.3, whole genome shotgun sequence encodes:
- the LOC140736605 gene encoding tumor necrosis factor ligand superfamily member 6-like, which produces MQQSYAYPQVFMVDGNPNLNPYVQAPVWTPPTLKKRRKCDCKTVGSILILNLVLLTLAWVALGTVYLIDLEKDIKEIKEDNRPKGPRAEKIIGVKNVTEPPRNLKAAAHLTGSYQNKGSNPLTWHDHLGNAFTRGVLYKDRGLIVNETGFFFIYSKIYFRAFKCELNKNLEHIMFKRTDRYHKDLILMETKKTSYCSSNDKDWATSSYQGGIAYLSKGESLYVNVSYPKLVDTDESKTFFGLYKL